ATCATGGCCAGGTCGTCGGCGTGCTCGACGATGAGCTCGAACCACCGGCGCAGGGTGCGCGCCCGCTCGGGCGCGGTCACCTTGCCCCAGGCGCGACCCGCGCGCTCGGCGGCGGCGACCGCGTCCTCCACGTCCGCGGCGCTGGCGGACTCGACCGCGGCGAGCACCGCGCCGCTGGCCGGGTCGCGCACCTCGCTGGGCGCGCCCTGGCCCTCGCGCCAGGTGCCGTCGATGAAGAGCCGGGTGCGCAGCAGGGCCCCGTCCCGGAGCCGGTCGGCGTCGAACTGAGTGTCCACAGGAACCTTTCGCGGAGGGGCCGGTCCGAGTCGGACGGCCGTTCTGCGCCCAATCGTACGCTTTGCGCGCACCCTTTGCTACAGTCCACCCACCCACAGCACCTCGCGAGATGAGCAGGCACCCCATGACCTCCGCAGGCTCCGTCGAAGACCTCGACCGTCAGTACTTCTTCCACCCGTTCACCAACGCCAAGGACCACGAGAAGACCGGTCCGCTGACGATGGTCAGCGGTCGCGGCTCGACCCTGACCGACACGCACGGGCGCGAGTACCTCGACGCCATGGCGGGGCTGTGGTGCGTGAACATCGGCTACGGCAACGAGGAGATGGCCGACGCGCTGGCCGAGCAGACCAGGAAGCTGGCGTACTACCACACCTTCGCCGGCATGGGGAACGAGCCGGTGGCCCGCCTCGCGCACCGGCTCATCACCGACGCGCCGGGCTCGATGGCCAAGGTGTTCTTCGGCAACAGCGGCTCGGACGCCAACGACACCCAGGTCAAGCTGGTCTGGTACTACAACAACGTCCTGGGCCGGCCGGAGAAGAAGAAGATCATCTCCCGCGAGCGCGGCTACCACGGGGTGACCGTGATGTCGGGCAGCCTCTGCGGGCTGCCGGGCATGCACACCGGCTTCGACCTGCCGCTGCCGATGGTCCGCTTCGCCCGGGCGCCGCACTTCCGCTTCGAGGGCGAGGACGGCGAGACCGAGGAGCAGTTCGTGGCCCGGCTGGCCCGCGAGCTCGACGAGCTCATCGTGGCCGAGGGCCCCGAGACGGTGGCCGCGTTCATCGCCGAGCCGCTGCAGGCCGCGGGCGGCGTGATCGTCCCGCCGGCGACGTACTTCCCGGCCATCCAGGAGGTGCTGCGTCGTCACGACGTGCTGCTCATCGCCGACGAGGTCGTGTGCGGCTTCGGCCGGACGGGCGAGTGGTTCGGCTCCACGACCTTCGGCGTCGAGCCGGACCTGATGACCGTGGCCAAGGGCATCACCTCCGCCTACGTCCCGCTGTCGGCCTGCCTGGTCTCCGAGGCGGTATGGGACGTCATCGCCTCGGGCTCGGAGAAGTACGGCCTGTTCAGCCACGGCTACACCTACTCCGCGCACCCGCTGGCGGCCACCGCGGCCATGACCAACCTCGACATCATCGAGCGCGACGGCCTCATGGGTCAGGCCAAGGCCCGCGGGGACCACCTCATCACCCGGCTCCGCTCCGCCTTCGAGGGCCACCCGCTGGTCGCCGAGGTGCGTGGCCACGGCCTGGTCGCCGCCGTGGAGCTGGCCGAGTCGCTCGACCCGCTGCGGCGCTTCGAGCCCCGCGGCAAGCTCAGCGGCGCGCTGGTGGCCCGGGCCCGCGAGCTGGGCGTCATCACCCGCGCGCTGCCCAACGCCGACACGATCTCCTTCTCGCCGCCGTTCGTGGTGACCGAGGACGAGCTCGACCAGATGGTGGCCGGCACCCGCCAGGCCCTCGACGACGTCAGCCGAGAGTTCGGGCTGGCGTGACCTCACCCGCCCTCGGGCTGGTGGTGAACCCGGTCGCCGGGATGGGCGGCCGGGTCGGTCTGCACGGGACCGACGACGCGGCGCTCGCGCAGGCGCGCGACCGCGGGGCCGAGCCGGTCGCGCCCGCACGCGCCCGCCGCGCCCTCGACCGGCTGCACCGGGCGGCGCCCCGGCTGGCG
This genomic window from Nocardioides anomalus contains:
- a CDS encoding aminotransferase, which gives rise to MTSAGSVEDLDRQYFFHPFTNAKDHEKTGPLTMVSGRGSTLTDTHGREYLDAMAGLWCVNIGYGNEEMADALAEQTRKLAYYHTFAGMGNEPVARLAHRLITDAPGSMAKVFFGNSGSDANDTQVKLVWYYNNVLGRPEKKKIISRERGYHGVTVMSGSLCGLPGMHTGFDLPLPMVRFARAPHFRFEGEDGETEEQFVARLARELDELIVAEGPETVAAFIAEPLQAAGGVIVPPATYFPAIQEVLRRHDVLLIADEVVCGFGRTGEWFGSTTFGVEPDLMTVAKGITSAYVPLSACLVSEAVWDVIASGSEKYGLFSHGYTYSAHPLAATAAMTNLDIIERDGLMGQAKARGDHLITRLRSAFEGHPLVAEVRGHGLVAAVELAESLDPLRRFEPRGKLSGALVARARELGVITRALPNADTISFSPPFVVTEDELDQMVAGTRQALDDVSREFGLA